The DNA segment TTTAGTGTGGTGGACTGTAGTGGTTTAACTGTATTTACCAAACTATGTGCACAAACAGTTCTGCTTTAATAAATTTTTTCTCATGACTGGTAAATCTTGAAGCAAGCAAACTGCATGCCAAGGATGCATTGTATTGTTGTCTGCATTGTTGTAGCCACTACACCTAGTTATATTGAGTGAGAAGATCCGTGAGTTTTGATTAAGAGCCCTGCTACTGCACTATGACACCAGAGCTCCGATGTGATGGTTGTACAGTCATtgacaaaagtttgcaggatgcagattggccgaaaaaaaaattgcattaccTCGCTAGAAAGTCAGCTATTCATTCCAGCAAATGGAGCACGCATATGTCATCATGCGTGTGTACTTTTCATTGCCGTGCTTTGCCTGGCTACACAGGAATACATTTATTGCCACGAATCTGCAACACACAGGCTTTTGTGTATGACTGTACATGTGAACAAGCTGTGTAAGAAAACCAGAAAAATTATAACATAGTGCTATAGTTGCTATACTTTTCTCTGGACCAAGACGTCtctcagagaaaaaattaaaggcgaaaaaaaggaaaggcactaGAGTTTGGCATACTGTCATCCCAAGCTTGATTGTATCCTTTTCTAtttcgaagaaaggaaagtgctACAGAAATGAGTGGAAAGCAGGTTGAGTGTAACGAGAAATGCCAGTGTAGTCATAATCTGAAAAGAGAGCTGGAGCAATTTCTGCCAAGCAAAACTTGTACTATCACAATATTATTTTGGTGTGGCTGCTGTTATTAGCTTTTTTCAAATGACTGCACCTGCTTGACATAAAGCCAGAGTAAATTAAGCAAAGGCAgctacaaaaagcaaagctgcaTCCTGCTCATATAATTGACTTCTGCTGCCCCTATGTTGGACACAGCAAACCACATGTCCTTGCTAAAGCAGCTCATTGTAAttatttaaaggcgccaaaaacacacacaagagaagataaTGGGACGGAGTGCCACTCACAACTCTGTGAGTGGTCAAAGGTCAACGAGTTCAAAGGTTTGATTCCTGGCCATTGCAGCCAAATTTAAAAAGGGTAAAATAGAAAACCGCCAGTACACTGTGTGATGCCAGTACACATTAAAGTTCCCTAGGTGGTCAAATCATCTGAAGCTCCCCACCACAACATTTCTCATAAAGCATGGTCAATGACCTAGGCAGGCAAAGTAGAGCAGTGCatctaaaaataatatgcagaaatgtGGTTAAGATTGGAGCTGTAAGGAATGCACCTACTTTGGACAGTTAGTGACTGCAGACCTGGATTATGAGAGtaaaataactaggagaataagaatggggtggagtgcacttggcaggtactctcaggtgatgaatggcagtttacaagcATTTCTGAGGGAAGTAACAGCCATATCtgtactctcctacggggcagaagtGTGGAGGCTAACAAGTTCGGTGAACTTAAATTCAGGGCAATTCAGTAAGCTACGGAAAAGAAACTGATAGCTGTAACATTCGGTGACAGAATGAAacaggtggtatttgcctacaactgctaaataatttataactgaattttttctctaatgtgtttcggtttcattgaccgaACGAAGACTCTGACGTCAAGTGAGAAATCATTTTTGTCATTTCAGGTCTTGGAAgaagctggattaaatgtcgtagtgaattaaatctacatatctgcTGATTATGTTAGCTTTTctagttgatcacgtgaccaaaacatcaacttgatgtcacagtcatcgttcggtcgatgaagccgaaacagcatgggagaagaaattcaattataaattatttagctgttgtAGGTTTAGTACCatctggtaatccatgtattccaTGTCTGatgcatcatttgaaaaaagaaaacacgtaatAAAATGagttgtctatagtccttaaagggtaGTGCTACAAGGGCTAGCATAACAGAAGATGAAGTCAGGAAGGCAGATGAAATTAGAAAGTTTTCAGGGTTAAagtggccgcagatggcacaagacagggttaattggagggatatgaaagaggtttttgtcctgcagtggacatagactgatggtgatgatgatgatacatcaCGCTGGACTATCCGACTTGATCAAAAATATGGGGCAGAGGTTTAAATGATTCTAAATGCTGTGCAATAAATTCCATCTTGCAATTTGTTCGGCTGCTGTAGGTACTGGTATTGTTACCACTCAACTCCTTTGCCAAGTCTGATTGCATTTGAATGTTGTTTACAGAGGAGCCTTTAACGTCGTCCCCCCAGCCATCACTGGAAGCTTTTCAGTCATTGACGATTCCATAGAACTCCCTGTCTCATGAAACTCTAACAGCCCTGAGTGCATCAAATCCACTTGAACGAAGTCAATATCAAGAAGTAGTAAGACTAATAGCAACAGCAATGTGCAAAGCGGCCTCAAGGCCAACTGCAAAGCAAATCCGGTCAGTGGCCAATCGTGTCGGCCAGAAATATTCGTCAGCACTCTGTGACGCACTGTCCACCTCTTCAGGGGGTAAAACGTTTCATGGACTTGCTTACAAAATTAAGTGCCGAATTGAAAACGCAAGGCGCGGATGTAAGCGCCTTTCTGAGGAATTGTGCGGAGGGCCTCTGAAGAGGGCAACAGCAAGGGCAACTTATGGCTGCACAGAATGGCAGCCACCAGTCACTGCCATAGACTTCAATGATtgtgaggaagcaaaaaaaaatgcttcttgcTGAAAGCCTGAAAGCTCTAGAGGAGCAAAACATTCCTCTGCAAGAAGAACTCTTGATGCGTGCTTATGAAGCAATTCGAGCGACCATCAACACTAAGGGCAAGCGAGCTTGTGATGTACAGAAAGAGTGGCCCTTGCTCTTCACGCAACGGCACTTCCTGGCCCATTTTAGAAGGCATGTATGCAACTGTATTTGCAAGCTGCATGTCAGTAAATTGAAGTGTTGTTTGAGGTTTCAGGAAAAGTAACTGTTGCTGAGTGTGTGTTAAAGTAATGCTGGATGCCGAATGTGCAGGGTAAGCCACGTATTGGATTAGGGCACTTCTACTACCAGATGCAATGTCAAAGGATAACTTCCAACAGTTAGTGCAATAACTGTTTAAGTAATAAGGAATCCATAAATTACAGGCTGTGAGCATTCATTATCATGTCTGAAAAGtgaacaaaattaaaaaattggGTTAAAATTTTACTTAATTTGAAACTCGGTGCAACAGTAGTTAATATAGTCGGGAGTAGACTGCAcctatgggtaacggagtggattccaagagaagacaagcatagcagggggcgcagaaagttaggtgggcggatgagaagttTGCCGGGTACGGTGGTCACAGTtgacaaaggacaaggttaaatgtagagacatgggagaggcctttgccctgcagtgggtgtagtcaggctgatgatgatgatgactgcaccTGGTGCAGTTGCCTTTGTAAGTCTGTCGTGCTGCCTTCTGAGAGCCTTACCTTGCAGTACAAGATCAACAATTTTTGCAGTCCATTTATTCTTGTTGTTGATAGTATGTCGCAGTAGGCATGAGGTATTAGTGTGGTCATGCATATAAGTGTATACCAgatatttcagggaagcccgcatgTTAATTAGTTAGGTGCATAACTAAGTTCTGATAAAACTGTCACAGTtagcacctggttgcaattagagatttctagctgGTCATTACTGATagccatgtcaatttttagaattttgaaacacgattacctttggcgctgtgacatggaaagtttggctatttcgaaTATATAgttacgtgcacaagagggattgGTTTGTCTGCATGCATTTCAAAAGTGCTTGTATCTTGGCATGATCTAGctaaaatttgctgggccacagcatctagagtaatcgtgttttcgaaattcaaacactgatatggctcttactaatgaccggctacaatttTTAATTACTGCCAGTTGCCTGACTGCGATAGTTATGaatttaattatcagaaattatttaACCAACTTACTAGCAGACTTTATTCACCTGTTTGCATTTCCCGCTTACACTGGTATTATTCTGCCGCAGAAAGTcttcataactcaaaaagccaatttttaaaaattagtggcaggcttccctgaaacacattgcatatgACCATCAATTTCGCACCAAGATGGCAGGGCCAAAAAATGAAGGGGTAATGCATGACACAAAGAAGAGAGGGCATGCCCTGTAGATGTTGATAAATTGGTCAGCACTGGATCGTTAGGTTGAAAAGGGTGAAAGTATTGTGCAAGCACACAAATTACCTTTCACTCACTGTTATGGTTGTTTTCAGCGATGTCAAGAAGGCTTTACAgctaaacatcttttttttaggCTAACGGACACGCAGATAGAAGGATTATTTGTCAATCAAGAAATTGCAGACCTCGAGGTCTTGTATGCATTCCTGCGGCACAGCCTGAAGGGAGACGAGGCACTTCAATGGCTCCTTATGACAGACAGGGCAGGACATGGGCCGTCCAAAAGCTCTGCTCAGTGGGGTGTTCCCATTGCTGTGCATTTTCTTCAAGGAAAAGACAGAGTTCCTATTTAGTGTTTTTTAGGTGAGATTATTGCGGGGATGGATATTTGGTAGCCTCTCAGCATTAACATAATTTCTGCTTTATGACCGTAGATGAAACTTTCACATATCTCTAAAATTCTAGAGCACTTGCTCCATCATTTGAGTTCACAGAAATTGTAGCCAGTGGCAACGAAAAATTAACAATTAACATGCGTCATTGTTCCAGTAGAATTTTATGGGCACCACCTCAAAGTTTACCAAAGTGCAAAAAGCTGTGAACTTTCCTTTTTGTAGTCCTGCTGCTGCAATTAGCCAGGTGTTCATTATTCCTGTGATTCTTCAGCACACTTGTCACCTGTGTGCCCTTGTGTTGAACATGCAGTTTCCTTATATTCATCTGCTTATGATAATGGCTTCTTACCTCCACAGACGTCAACCTGTGTTTCTGAACTGATTAGTGACCTGCCTCCTACACCAATGGTGGTTGTACTTGGTAAGATTTTAATAATTTTCTGAATGCTTTGAGCAGAGTATAACCTTCTAAAAAGCATGGAAGTATGAAACCTCATTGATCACAAAGAATTAGAGCGTGGTAACGAAGGAGGTCGTTGTGAATTACCCTGTATGTCAGACTCAATGCAGCTTCAAGAATTCGATGAGGCATGCCAAGCAAGCTAAATTAACCATCCGCATGCCACAGTCTTCTCTTTGAGATTGTACCTGGCAGCATAACCCGCTGCTAAAACCTTGTTAGTGTAGCTATAAAATTCAGGTTTGTGGCCTATAATATTAACTTGAGAATATCGCATGCATTGCCATTCATCCATCTGCTCTTGTCCGTTGCTTTATAAATACCTTCAGTGTCTAGCATTTGCATCTACATAGAGGTGCcgtcatattttttttgtgaGCTGTGCTGACATGACCAGCTATGTGAGAAAGATTTGTATGCCTCATGTTCATATTATCATGCTAAAAATTATTCTTCTGAGCTGTAGCATTAAAAAAACGAATTGCTCCACAATTGCTAATATTTAATCCGAACTCAGTTTTTGATGCAGTCGTtgataattttcttttcaggcacaAGCATCTTTGACTGTGATTGTACGTGCATTGTGACACTCGATGGAGCAAAGTGCTTTGAAGGACTGAGCTTTCTGGCCGCTATGGAGACCCTGTATGCTGCGTACTTTTGTCTCAACATGAAATACAATCAAGAAGTGCAAGCCACATTGCATTTCATTCAGAGGTAACCAcataaatttttctcttgtgtatAGACAAGTTTTTATCATATCTATCTCTTTATGACTGTTGCAGTATATACTCAGTAAGACGTGAGGAAAAAAATAGCATGTAAACTGCATATGCCTGGCATCCCTCCTGCAGCATCTCGACATCGTTCCGATTCAATGTGCACGTGCATTTTGTGCATAGTTTGACAACCTTAATAACacgaactgatgggcgagttggtctaACACTATGGTGAAACAGTGCAGTGGCacacggacaaaaaaagaaagtaactacTAATcttcactaggtggctggatggcaCATCCTCTCATATGAGCTGAGCATACGTGAAGCCACTGGAAGTTGGATGGCTTGTGTCAGAAGACGGAAGGCTGCtgtgcttttcaatgaatgcaaccacagctttcatcctTTCGTACATAGTTTTTATGCCACTCTCTGGTGGCAACTGCTGTTGTATCACAGAAATAAGAAATATGAACACGAGAAATGTGAGCATCGCTTGTCATACCTTCCAGTTTCAGGGAAATTCAGGAAAATATCCATGCAAATGCTGCGGTAAAGAGGTGCTTGCATAGCACTCTGCGTTCTTTTTTTCAGAGTGCAATGGAGTACTAGTAGAATGACAATGAGGCTAAAGTCATCTTATAACTGAATTTTCGCATAGCAGAGAATAGGCGAACCATGACAGAAACCAGGGCACCCGTCCTTTGAACAGCCGCTCGATTTTAAATACTTCAAATATACAGCGCTAGAAGTTGCAAACAGCCGATGTCTCCTGACATCGATGGTTGATTAAGATGTTTATTGCTTGAAGCGTTCATTTAGCTACCGGACATGCCTATAGCACAGCGCACAGCCAAGTTTATCTAGCGGCACCTACCTGAAGCACGCAAAATAGTTTTTGGGCTAGTCATGAGCTAAAGGAACGACTTGTGAGAACGATGAATATTTACGGCAGCATGTGCCATTTTAGATATGTGCAGCGCGAGAGAAATGGCCAACAGGAGAGAGTGGTAGAGGACATGCGCTGCTTTAAGCCAACTGCACCAAGCCCcatgaataaaagcccattcaggcatagtaCTTTATCTGCTACAATACAAAGCAGTACTTGATACCCTCTTGTACCAGGACACCACTGACGTCACATTGGGTAGTAGGTACATCCTCTGTCGGCTTCGCTCAAAAGAATACAACTTGGCAAAGTGGTTGGCTAGCTGCGGAAGTTTTCCACTTACTACATGACAATAAAAATCAACGTTTGCAACCTGGTAACTGCAACATAATAAGCGGTATCACGCAAATTATAACTTGAATACTAAGCAAAACTTCATGCTGGGCTTCGTGGTGCATATTATTAGACGGGTATTTTGTAGTGCAAAAGGACAACACAGAGCCTAGGAGACAAGGCTCTAGATTGCCTGTAGCGCTGTCATGTCGTCGGTTCTCCTACTTGTTGTTCCGTTGCACTCTGAAGGCCCCTTCTTCCTGAAATGTCTTTCTCAAAAACTTTTCTAGTCTTCTTGCATAGTTGATGGCGCAACAACCACACATTGTTgtgaaaaaagacaaaagtgaCGGAAAGACGAAATGTGTAATcaatgatgcgaaacggaaacctCAGAACTTTGCTGATGTCCCATTCAGTGTACTGTGAAAGGCTGGCTTCTGGCACAAGCCCATTCACTTACAGTGACTTCATGCTCAGGCATCTTTTGCATCATTCAGCCCCTTAGTGGAGACCAGTGGATGTAACGCACTGATTCGCTAATGTACAGGAGTGCTAcgccctttctttgctttgtttgcatgcCATTGCAATGTTTCACCATTGTGTTAAGACGACCTGCCAGGCAATGTGGTTTAATTACAGAATAATGTCAAGTTGGCTGCACCTTATTCGGAGTCTTTTCTGTAGCCCTACATCaactttttgcaaagaaaatgtgTGCAGGATTTTCATTTCGCATTTTCCAAGCTGTCATTTGCTGTGCTTGAGGTCACAATAAAATTGAAGAACGCGTTGCTTTCCATTTATGTTGAAAGAGTAATGTGGTGCATTGGAAATAACGTTCCATATTGCAATTTAATAACGTAAGTCGAAGTGCTACATCTAAGATGAAATTTCAGGCTCGTATCATCTACTTGAGACGTATATTCTGCTGGTGTGAATGCTACGGGATAGCCAACTCTTGAAGCTGCATAATAATGTCTAAATGTTCAGTATAATATTGAAGTGCGTACTTTTGTAATATGCATCTCTATGTTTAGCTATCAGATTACATGATTTTTGCTACCATTTTCAGGATGAAATGCATAAAGACAATGGACTGGTAAAACAAACTGAAGTTTATGTAGGAAGGTGTAATGGGCAAATGCCTTGACTTCGGCACTAAAAATCTATACCCTCTATAGGTGTCTTGTTTGCGACGAATACTTCTTCtattaactaaaagaataaggaaACAGCCACTCACCTAACTGCACTTGAGCACCCTGCTTATGATTAACGTCATCGTTAGCTAGATTTTCAAGCTCATCAAAAGTGTTCGGAGGTACATTTCGCTGTCAGTCTGGATGCTTAACTGTCTGTAATCATCCTCAAGATGTCTTTTCTGTTCTTTGAAACAAGTATAACAGGACTTTCgtaaatgaaagaaatgcttcacaGTTGTGATTTTTTCTGTAAGAATCAAACATCTGTCATTTCCTTATGTTGGTGTCTCATGTTCaaggaacatggcaaagaaaggaaaagtaaatGTGTGGGAATGTGTGCCCCAGCATAGGTATCACAGGCTTATTCCAATAATTAAAGTGACACAAAAATACCAAAGGTACCAAAGGCCAATAATATACCAAAtcaaaaaaaataccaaaagcaaaaaaaagccgAAGGTAAAGAACCCTGTCCACTATGTTTTTGTACGCTAATTGAAAATATGCCATTCAATTTCATTATGTTATGTAATATGTAAAATTTTGGAGAGAAATTGTAAGAAATTTTGCTGGAGGAAACTTGTTAAAAGGCATGCCATTCATTTGTAGTGATGTcagggaatgcaataagggtaaaattatcatcttaCTTATCATAGAAATTAAGTTGTTGGtgtttgaagttgccacttcagaaacgggaaGGCAAGCGTGTACATATTCTTGTTTTTAAAATGGCAACACAAGAACCTTATAACTCAAGTtatatgataggcaggatgattTTACCTTTTGTTGATGTCAAGACAAAAATAATAGCATGCGTTTCAGCaagttttctgcagcaaaatttcttagttTCCCTCCAAAATCTTACTTAACATATAAGTGCACAAGCACTAGATGTCTATAAAATTCagtggcatatttggaatcaccgTGTAGAAACACGTTCCATGGAATTTTCATAGTTGTGACTAtgattggaaattttttttctaagaccagcttccctgcTTACATGGGTTGCATGTGACATCACAGATGCCATGATTGAGTCCAAGGCGTAGCTTCTGCAGTGCAGGTCAGAGCAGGCGGTAACACGTGGATTTAAAAATGCTCAGGTTTCCGCAGTGACTGTTTTCAAACATGGAGCTGCTATGACGGTGCAACACATGTACAGTGATTTATAACTAGGAATCAGTGATTATACTGCAGTTCACTCCTCACATGTCGAGGCTATTGTTCGGTTCATGAAGTATAAATAGCATCAAGCAAAAGTATgattataaataatttagctgCAATAGGAAAATACTACAAGGTAATTCATATATACTAATGCCTAATAcatgatttgaaaaaagaaaacatgcaagcaatatTTTGGTATCTGCTGTTCTTGAATTCATGTTGGGCATGGCTTATGTAAGCCTGCAGTTTAGCAAGGCAGCTAGGAAAgaatatttattttcatattcttaCCGCCCTTGAGCCGGCCCTCCTCGAGAGATGAGTTGTAATTTAATGTGCTGTAGTTGCAAAGTAAGTCTTGGGAAAGGTGCTTGTTTTTTTCTATTCTCCACACCCAGCAAGAGTTGTGCTAAAAGACGGCATGCGCACACGTCCGCTCAACCTGTCTGCTTATTGTGTATCGTGCTTTAGGGCAGTTCTTCATGGCCTTCCTGAAATCTTGAAGGCTAGCATTTATGTGACTATGGCTCAGTTAATAACTTTCTTAAGCTACATTAATCATTTGGCTCAGTATTAAAATCAGAGCTCAACTGCATTGGCTAGTCATGTGTAAGATCcctagtttttgaaaaaaaaccCGCTGATTTTAGCATTTCTGTGCAATGGTGTGCTAGCAGCCACATTATCTTTTTTGGACGATATTGTGTCTTCAGTAACCAGTACGATGACGTAACGATAGGAATGCTATTGTTTGTCACGTGACTTATCATGAAGGGTACAACCTGGCAATGAAAAAAGTTCAGCTGATGTTTTGATATATTTGCTACCGTTCTGCTCATGCAAACTAGTTCAAGTTTGCATGAGCTTGGGACAAGCAATAGTATTTCTGAAGCCACGACAAATCATCACTGATAAAAAGTCACTCTGAGCATtgctggacacttgtaaatcaatATTGATGTCTCCAATATTGATGTCTCCTTGCCATCAGTTTGGGATAATTCCATTAAAATTGTCTAAATATTCAATGAAACAGGGTATTTTCCCTGCTGGTGTTCTGTAGACAAGTACCACAACTGCATCATTACATCTTAAAGTGATTATTTCATAAACGCTTTTAAGTGTAGAAAATTCCTGTAGCACTGGCAGCAATGCTCTCACTCACATTCTTGTATGAGGTTTACAGCACGGGCACCTGCCAAAAGCAGTACTACCATATATGCACAAATGCAGCACGAGTTTATTCTTAAAATCATATGCTTCAGAAAGCACTTCACGTTATATTGGATCCAAGGTATGAAtacagagcaattttttttctaacttttttacACCCATAGCGAGCTCACCCAACAGACTATTGAGCTGCGAGAGTAAGCCAACTTTTTGGTGGCCAGGAACGTGGAAAGGAAACCGTGCAGACTACTGAGAAAGaatagaaggcactgaaagagccttgagtagtagggaaggaaaaaaattgctaacAAGCACAGAACTGTGCCGTATGGACCATGAAGCAGTGAGAAAAGGAAGCGATGGCATGCGAGCCGTTGCTGTAAGGCCGCGGAGAATATTGCAGATTCTTCATATGGAATTCACagaattcaaaactttttcttaaaatTAGAAGCTTAGGCATGAGGCAGCAACAGCACTGTACTGCTGTGCAGCAACTGCACGCACAAGGCATATCTCTGGCACCAGAAATTTGCTGTGTAAAGCATGCTAAATCAGAATGCAGTGAGTAACTGCAGTATTGCTATTGCTGTTGCCTGCCTAATGCTGGAGGCATTTGCtttcttggcatcacagcatctctTTTTCCATGTTTTGTGATGCGTGGTTTTTCTTGAAAAGCTAGTATAACCATGTAAATGATGTTAACATGAACCCTTATTTCCACAGAAGTGGCGCAAAGAGCAAAGGCAGATCTACATTTAGACGCCCTATAATTCTGCACGTCTTAATTCGGATGATCTAGCTTCTTAATATGTCTTATTCTTTTCAGGCAACTAGTGGGCATGAACCCAGAGGAAGGGAGCCGGCAGTTGAACCGGAGGATCACCTCAGTCCACCCAAAAGTGCACAGTGCCCTTCAGCAGCTTGACAAATTCAAAAAAAAGTGGCAAGATTGCATGTCTCGGATTTAGTGTGTTTGTGAACTTTGAACTTCCATTTTGGATTTATTGCGTAGCTCAGATTACGAACTCTGATATCGGAAGTTAGATATTGGAAATTAGATTCGATTTGCAAGTACATGCATAATGTATATCATTTGATGTGTAGCTTGTTTTTGctatttttgtacctttttgtGTTCATAATTAAAACTGTTTCAAACTAATTCACTTCTATGCAATTTTATCACTTCCTAGATTGTGTTTGAAGGAGGTGCAAAATACCACACGCAAGCTATTTACTTTCAAAGT comes from the Amblyomma americanum isolate KBUSLIRL-KWMA chromosome 1, ASM5285725v1, whole genome shotgun sequence genome and includes:
- the LOC144132218 gene encoding uncharacterized protein LOC144132218, which produces MRKALSTCKKTLVAIWAAHSYLAPVLSLQIVSMQTSTCVSELISDLPPTPMVVVLGTSIFDCDCTCIVTLDGAKCFEGLSFLAAMETLYAAYFCLNMKYNQEVQATLHFIQRQLVGMNPEEGSRQLNRRITSVHPKVHSALQQLDKFKKKWQDCMSRI